The Pseudochaenichthys georgianus chromosome 8, fPseGeo1.2, whole genome shotgun sequence genome has a segment encoding these proteins:
- the LOC117450556 gene encoding cytoglobin-1-like: MERMQGEAEGDHLERPSPLTDKEKVMIQDSWAKVYENCDDTGVAILVRLFVKFPSSRQYFSQFKHIEEPEELERSAQLRKHANRVMNGLNTLVESLDNSEKVASVLKLLGKAHALRHKVEPVYFKILSGVILEVLGEAFSEVVTPEVAAAWTKLLATMYCGINAIYEEVGWSKHSSSSG; encoded by the exons ATGGAGAGGATGCAGGGAGAGGCAGAGGGGGACCACCTGGAGAGACCAAGCCCACTGACTGACAAGGAGAAGGTGATGATCCAGGACTCCTGGGCAAAAGTCTACGAGAACTGCGATGACACCGGGGTGGCCATACTCGTCAG GCTGTTTGTGAAATTCCCCTCATCCAGGCAGTACTTCAGCCAGTTCAAGCACATCGAGGAACCGGAGGAGCTGGAGAGGAGCGCACAGCTCAGGAAGCATGCAAACAGAGTCATGAATGGCCTCAACACGCTGGTGGAGAGCCTCGACAACTCAGAGAAAGTGGCTTCGGTGCTGAAGCTGCTGGGCAAGGCTCACGCACTCCGACACAAGGTGGAGCCTGTGTACTTTAAG ATCCTGAGCGGTGTGATACTGGAAGTCCTTGGAGAGGCCTTCTCAGAGGTTGTGACACCAGAGGTGGCCGCGGCCTGGACCAAACTCTTGGCAACGATGTACTGCGGCATCAATGCTATCTATGAGGAAGTGGGCTGGTCTAAGCACTCAAGCTCAAGTGGGTGA